From one Culex quinquefasciatus strain JHB chromosome 3, VPISU_Cqui_1.0_pri_paternal, whole genome shotgun sequence genomic stretch:
- the LOC6031056 gene encoding ficolin-1, translating into MFCWFFMLHSLASFCAEGFPTNSSDDFGYELLLAKMDFLEYKFLEMQVEMKEHSEAILYNQNRNKQDVLDQTSDILEQQKMTANHDAIKQSIFELRPKKHPSDNSKLVEVLIKGKAVQSQKSETIASCEDEQTKQSGLYSLSVENSTAFQVYCEQRLQGGGWIVIQNRFDGSVDFYRNWVDYKEGFGNLSGEFWMGLEKIHLLTSQKPRMLLVYLEDFGGISKFAVYDNFEVGSENEKYILKNVLRLYGTLDDSLVIHKESTFTTRDVDFTLCVDKYFGAWWNSKKCYYSNLNGPYLTIKADDTKSMNWHGFSNKHENLKISRMMIK; encoded by the exons ATGTTCTGTTGGTTTTTTATGCTACATTCATTAGCTAGTTTTTGCGCTGAAGGCTTCCCGACTAACAGTTCCGATGACTTTGGATACGAGCTACTCTTGGCTAAGATGGACTTTCTGGAGTACAA attcttgGAGATGCAAGTGGAAATGAAAGAACATAGTGAAGCCATTTTATACAACCAAAATAGGAACAAACAAGATGTTCTCGATCAAACTAG tgacaTTTTAGAGCAGCAAAAAATGACTGCAAATCATGACGCCATCAAGCAGTCAATCTTTGAGCTGCGACCAAAAAAGCACCCCTCTGACAATAGCAAACTTGTGGAAGTTTTGATTAAAGGAAAAGCTGTGCAGTCTCAAAAATCGGAAACAATAGCTTCTTGCGAGGACGAGCAAACGAAACAGTCCGGGCTGTATTCGCTGTCGGTGGAAAATTCAACTGCGTTTCAAGTGTACTGCGAACAGCGGCTCCAGGGTGGAGGCTGGATCGTGATTCAGAATCGATTCGATGGGTCGGTTGATTTTTACCGGAATTGGGTCGACTACAAGGAGGGGTTTGGCAATTTGAGTGGGGAGTTCTGGATGGGATTGGAGAAAATTCATCTG CTAACATCACAAAAACCAAGAATGTTGTTAGTCTATTTGGAAGACTTTGGaggaatttctaaatttgccGTATACGATAACTTTGAAGTTGGTTCCGAAAATGAAAAGTATATACTAAAAAACGTCCTAAGACTTTATGGAACATTGGATGATTCCTTGGTGATTCATAAGGAAAGTACTTTTACGACTCGAGATGTTGATTTTACTCTATGTGTTGATAAATATTTTGGAGCTTGGTGGAATTCTAAAAAGTGTTATTACAG cAACTTGAACGGTCCATATTTAACTATAAAAGCCGACGATACAAAATCAATGAATTGGCATGGGTTTTCcaataaacatgaaaatttaaagatttcaagAATGATGATTAAATAA
- the LOC6031055 gene encoding fibrinogen-like protein A isoform X1 — MIQYWLIFILKIGLLVADAAPSNDSNGLGYELLLTKMDYLEYKFLELQVEIKEQIESVLLKQEKSERAVLEQTSDILVQQKVFADHEALKKSIFDLRPRKHPSDNSEFIEFLYKKHVVTTPEYVVAPPEHVMTIPAILSIKSCESGTFKKSGKYLLSLADATEFEVYCEQDMHDGGWIVIQNRFDGSVDFYRNWTEYKNGFGSLDGEFWLGLDKIHKLTSFKTMELLIYVEDFNGHEKYAIYSDFSIGTEREHYTLNVISGERGNLNDSLLEQNGKKFSTFDVDNDEDSSLSCASERRGAWWYDYCSHSNLNGPHTNEEKRASMYWYAFSNKYQGLKISKMMIRCTE, encoded by the exons ATGATTCAATATTGGTTAATTTTCATCCTTAAAATTGGTTTGCTTGTTGCTGATGCTGCCCCATCGAACGACTCAAATGGATTGGGTTACGAGCTTTTGCTGACAAAGATGGACTATTTAGAATACAA ATTTCTAGAATTGCAAGTGGAGATTAAGGAACAAATTGAGTCTGTGTTACTGAAGCAGGAGAAAAGTGAACGCGCTGTGCTCGAGCAAACAAG tgacattttggtgcagCAAAAAGTGTTCGCTGATCATGAAGCACTGAAAAAGTCCATTTTCGATTTACGACCGAGAAAGCACCCTTCCGATAACagtgaatttattgaatttttgtacAAGAAGCATGTAGTGACAACACCAGAGTATGTAGTGGCACCACCAGAGCATGTAATGACAATACCAGCGATCCTTTCAATCAAATCGTGTGAGTCAGGGACGTTCAAAAAGTCAGGAAAATATTTGCTATCCCTGGCAGACGCAACTGAGTTTGAAGTTTATTGCGAGCAAGACATGCACGACGGTGGGTGGATAGTGATCCAAAATCGGTTCGACGGATCAGTTGATTTTTACAGGAATTGGACCGAGTATAAGAATGGTTTTGGCAGCCTTGACGGAGAGTTTTGGCTTGGGCTAGATAAGATCCACAAG cTAACTTCATTTAAAACTATGGAACTATTGATTTACGTGGAAGACTTCAATGGCCATGAAAAATATGCTATTTACTCGGACTTCTCGATTGGTACTGAAAGAGAACACTACACTTTGAATGTAATAAGTGGTGAACGTGGAAACCTGAATGACTCTTTGCTTGAACAGAATGGAAAGAAATTTAGCACTTTTGATGTCGACAATGACGAAGACTCATCTCTAAGTTGTGCTTCTGAACGCCGGGGTGCTTGGTGGTATGACTATTGCAGCCATAG CAACCTGAATGGACCTCACACAAATGAAGAAAAGCGAGCCTCAATGTATTGGTATGCATTTTCTAATAAGTATCAAGgattaaaaatctcaaaaatgatGATTAGATGCACGGAATAA
- the LOC6031055 gene encoding ficolin-2 isoform X2, giving the protein MIQYWLIFILKIGLLVADAAPSNDSNGLGYELLLTKMDYLEYKFLELQVEIKEQIESVLLKQEKSERAVLEQTSDILVQQKVFADHEALKKSIFDLRPRKHPSDNSEFIEFLYKKHVVTTPAILSIKSCESGTFKKSGKYLLSLADATEFEVYCEQDMHDGGWIVIQNRFDGSVDFYRNWTEYKNGFGSLDGEFWLGLDKIHKLTSFKTMELLIYVEDFNGHEKYAIYSDFSIGTEREHYTLNVISGERGNLNDSLLEQNGKKFSTFDVDNDEDSSLSCASERRGAWWYDYCSHSNLNGPHTNEEKRASMYWYAFSNKYQGLKISKMMIRCTE; this is encoded by the exons ATGATTCAATATTGGTTAATTTTCATCCTTAAAATTGGTTTGCTTGTTGCTGATGCTGCCCCATCGAACGACTCAAATGGATTGGGTTACGAGCTTTTGCTGACAAAGATGGACTATTTAGAATACAA ATTTCTAGAATTGCAAGTGGAGATTAAGGAACAAATTGAGTCTGTGTTACTGAAGCAGGAGAAAAGTGAACGCGCTGTGCTCGAGCAAACAAG tgacattttggtgcagCAAAAAGTGTTCGCTGATCATGAAGCACTGAAAAAGTCCATTTTCGATTTACGACCGAGAAAGCACCCTTCCGATAACagtgaatttattgaatttttgtacAAGAAGCATGTAGTGACAACAC CAGCGATCCTTTCAATCAAATCGTGTGAGTCAGGGACGTTCAAAAAGTCAGGAAAATATTTGCTATCCCTGGCAGACGCAACTGAGTTTGAAGTTTATTGCGAGCAAGACATGCACGACGGTGGGTGGATAGTGATCCAAAATCGGTTCGACGGATCAGTTGATTTTTACAGGAATTGGACCGAGTATAAGAATGGTTTTGGCAGCCTTGACGGAGAGTTTTGGCTTGGGCTAGATAAGATCCACAAG cTAACTTCATTTAAAACTATGGAACTATTGATTTACGTGGAAGACTTCAATGGCCATGAAAAATATGCTATTTACTCGGACTTCTCGATTGGTACTGAAAGAGAACACTACACTTTGAATGTAATAAGTGGTGAACGTGGAAACCTGAATGACTCTTTGCTTGAACAGAATGGAAAGAAATTTAGCACTTTTGATGTCGACAATGACGAAGACTCATCTCTAAGTTGTGCTTCTGAACGCCGGGGTGCTTGGTGGTATGACTATTGCAGCCATAG CAACCTGAATGGACCTCACACAAATGAAGAAAAGCGAGCCTCAATGTATTGGTATGCATTTTCTAATAAGTATCAAGgattaaaaatctcaaaaatgatGATTAGATGCACGGAATAA
- the LOC6031054 gene encoding ficolin-1 isoform X3, which yields MMLEISCILFLVGSLLAETVPANGTNGFGYELLLAKLDYMEYKFLELQVEVKEQGEQLLSNQEKNKQDLWEQSRQILEQQKFFASHEAFKQTIFELRPRKHPSNNSLMTERISTVVPTKITSCKDEQSKRSGRYRMDVAGVDPFDVYCEQQFYGGGWIVIQNRFNGSVEFYRDWKDYKNGFGSIDGEFWLGLDRIHALTKSKPRELLVHVEDFSGNVKYAKYSSFAIGNENEKYIFKTLEGHSGTLSDSLVQHKGMKFTTKDLDNDSHSSANCANNYFGGWWYTACHSSNLNGKYMNEVNSISMCWHSFQTNYQGLKVSKIMLK from the exons ATGATGCTTGAAATTTCTTGCATTCTATTTTTGGTTGGAAGCCTTTTGGCTGAAACTGTTCCAGCAAACGGTACCAATGGATTTGGTTACGAACTACTGTTGGCTAAGTTGGATTACATGGAGTACAA atttttagaactcCAAGTGGAGGTGAAGGAACAAGGTGAACAGTTGCTATCCAATCAAGAGAAGAACAAGCAAGATTTGTGGGAACAATCAAG ACAAATCCTAGAGCAGCAGAAATTCTTCGCGAGCCACGAAGCCTTCAAGCAGACAATCTTTGAGCTGCGACCCCGGAAGCATCCCTCAAACAACAGTTTGATGACAGAGAGGATATCCACAGTGGTTCCGACTAAGATAACTTCCTGTAAGGACGAGCAGTCTAAGCGATCTG GTCGGTACAGGATGGACGTTGCTGGGGTGGATCCTTTCGACGTGTACTGCGAGCAGCAGTTTTACGGAGGAGGATGGATTGTGATTCAGAATCGATTCAATGGATCGGTTGAATTCTATAGGGATTGGAAGGATTATAAGAATGGATTCGGTAGTATTGATGGTGAATTTTGGTTGGGGTTGGATCGAATTCATGCG TTGACCAAATCTAAACCACGTGAACTGTTGGTGCACGTTGAGGACTTTTCCGGGAATGTTAAGTACGCAAAGTACAGCTCATTTGCCATtggaaatgaaaatgaaaagtaCATTTTCAAGACGTTGGAAGGACACAGTGGAACATTAAGTGACTCCCTAGTTCAACATAAGGGCATGAAGTTCACCACTAAGGATTTAGATAATGATTCTCATAGCTCAGCAAATTGtgcaaataattattttggaGGCTGGTGGTATACAGCCTGTCATTCCAGTAATTTGAATGGTAAATATATGAATGAAGTTAACTCTATTTCAATGTGCTGGCATTCGTTCCAAACAAATTACCAAGGTTTGAAGGTGTCCAAAATAATGTTAAAGTGA
- the LOC6031054 gene encoding ryncolin-1 isoform X1 has protein sequence MLHSFIITIFVGSIFAGTVPTNGTNGFGYELLLAKLDYMEYKFLELQVEVKEQGEQLLSNQEKNKQDLWEQSRQILEQQKFFASHEAFKQTIFELRPRKHPSNNSLMTEGMSTNRDRVVPTKITSCKDEQSKRSGRYRMDVAGVDPFDVYCEQQFYGGGWIVIQNRFNGSVEFYRDWKDYKNGFGSIDGEFWLGLDRIHALTKSKPRELLVHVEDFSGNVKYAKYSSFAIGNENEKYIFKTLEGHSGTLSDSLVQHKGMKFTTKDLDNDSHSSANCANNYFGGWWYTACHSSNLNGKYMNEVNSISMCWHSFQTNYQGLKVSKIMLK, from the exons ATGCTTCACAGTTTtattattacaatttttgttggAAGCATTTTTGCTGGAACTGTTCCAACAAATGGTACCAATGGATTTGGTTATGAATTACTGTTGGCAAAGTTGGATTACATGGAGTATAA atttttagaaCTCCAAGTGGAAGTAAAGGAACAGGGTGAACAGTTGCTATCCAATCAAGAGAAGAACAAGCAAGATTTGTGGGAGCAATCAAG ACAAATCCTAGAGCAGCAGAAATTCTTCGCGAGCCACGAAGCCTTCAAGCAGACAATCTTTGAGCTGCGACCCCGGAAGCATCCCTCAAACAACAGTTTGATGACAGAGGGGATGTCCACAAATCGCGATCGAGTGGTTCCGACCAAGATAACTTCCTGTAAGGACGAGCAGTCTAAGCGATCTGGTCGGTACAGGATGGACGTTGCTGGGGTGGATCCTTTCGACGTGTACTGCGAGCAGCAGTTTTACGGAGGAGGATGGATTGTGATTCAGAATCGATTCAATGGATCGGTTGAATTCTATAGGGATTGGAAGGATTATAAGAATGGATTCGGTAGTATTGATGGTGAATTTTGGTTGGGGTTGGATCGAATTCATGCG TTGACCAAATCTAAACCACGTGAACTGTTGGTGCACGTTGAGGACTTTTCCGGGAATGTTAAGTACGCAAAGTACAGCTCATTTGCCATtggaaatgaaaatgaaaagtaCATTTTCAAGACGTTGGAAGGACACAGTGGAACATTAAGTGACTCCCTAGTTCAACATAAGGGCATGAAGTTCACCACTAAGGATTTAGATAATGATTCTCATAGCTCAGCAAATTGtgcaaataattattttggaGGCTGGTGGTATACAGCCTGTCATTCCAGTAATTTGAATGGTAAATATATGAATGAAGTTAACTCTATTTCAATGTGCTGGCATTCGTTCCAAACAAATTACCAAGGTTTGAAGGTGTCCAAAATAATGTTAAAGTGA
- the LOC6031054 gene encoding ficolin-1 isoform X2: MMLEISCILFLVGSLLAETVPANGTNGFGYELLLAKLDYMEYKFLELQVEVKEQGEQLLSNQEKNKQDLWEQSRQILEQQKFFASHEAFKQTIFELRPRKHPSNNSLMTERISTVVPTKITSCKDEQSKRSGRYRMDVPGVDPFDVYCEQQFYGGGWIVIQNRFNGSVDFYRDWKDYKNGFGSVDGEFWLGLEQIHALTKSQPRELLVHLEDFSGNVKYAWYSSFAIGSEVEKYIFKMLDGHSGTLGDSLSHHKGSKFSTKDSDNDSHSSGNCANGHFGGWWYVACHASNLNGKYKNEINSITMCWQSFQSNYQGLKVSKMMIK, translated from the exons ATGATGCTTGAAATTTCTTGCATTCTATTTTTGGTTGGAAGCCTTTTGGCTGAAACTGTTCCAGCAAACGGTACCAATGGATTTGGTTACGAACTACTGTTGGCTAAGTTGGATTACATGGAGTACAA atttttagaactcCAAGTGGAGGTGAAGGAACAAGGTGAACAGTTGCTATCCAATCAAGAGAAGAACAAGCAAGATTTGTGGGAACAATCAAG ACAAATCCTAGAGCAGCAGAAATTCTTCGCGAGCCACGAAGCCTTCAAGCAGACAATCTTTGAGCTGCGACCCCGGAAGCATCCCTCAAACAACAGTTTGATGACAGAGAGGATATCCACAGTGGTTCCGACTAAGATAACTTCCTGTAAGGACGAGCAGTCTAAGCGATCTGGTCGGTACAGGATGGACGTTCCTGGGGTTGATCCCTTTGATGTGTACTGCGAGCAGCAGTTTTACGGAGGAGGATGGATTGTGATTCAGAATCGATTCAATGGATCGGTGGATTTCTATAGGGATTGGAAGGATTATAAGAATGGATTCGGTAGTGTTGATGGTGAATTTTGGTTGGGTTTGGAGCAAATTCATGCG TTGACCAAATCTCAACCACGTGAACTGTTGGTGCATCTTGAAGACTTTTCCGGAAACGTGAAATACGCCTGGTACAGCTCATTTGCCATTGGAAGTGAGGTTGAAAAGTACATTTTCAAGATGTTGGATGGTCACAGTGGCACCTTAGGTGATTCTTTGAGTCATCACAAAGGCTCGAAGTTCAGTACTAAGGACTCGGATAATGATTCTCATAGCTCAGGTAATTGTGCAAATGGTCATTTTGGAGGCTGGTGGTATGTGGCGTGTCATGCCAGTAATTTGAATGGAAAGTACAAAAACGAAATTAATTCCATTACGATGTGCTGGCAATCCTTCCAAAGTAATTACCAAggtttgaaagtttccaaaatgatGATAAAGTGA